One stretch of Oncorhynchus tshawytscha isolate Ot180627B linkage group LG21, Otsh_v2.0, whole genome shotgun sequence DNA includes these proteins:
- the LOC112220832 gene encoding FERM and PDZ domain-containing protein 1 isoform X1: MEEKERSRSRSPSRSRRASRVQQVVGTLIRRTRESLSRERILGDGRSNRSASVSSQNFPVRLTVQIVRDPVLDSRGHGFTLSKQHPLLVRDVATGGPADGILYPGDQVLQINDLVADDLSYEQLQDVTRDLEDSVTMTILRHMTGPKSSIMSAEKRARLRSNPIKVRFAEEVVVNGHTQGNSLLFLPNVLKVYLENGQTKAFKFDATTTIKDIVLTLKDKLSICCIEYFALVLELQYSITKLLLLHEDELIHKVVQKKENSSHDYKCLFRVCFIPRDPLDLLQEDPTAFEYLFLQSVGDVLQERFAVEMKCNTALRLAALHMHERLNSIGSTRTSIRSITKEFGLDSFISPTLLSNMREKDLRKAISHHLKKIQSLLEPRQKVISATQARLAYLTQLGELISYGGRSYTATMMLQDREVLVSLLVGARYGLSQVVNHKLNMVSTLVDFSSISRVELLSESDRVSLLRISLHDIKPFALLMDSLAAKDLACLLGGYCKLLVDPRVCVFRLRRPKVRVHRIPAEEGVCEGRFAVIEGVCYESLTSYVSRCCSDSDDSSDEDYPAEPPPTHTRKRPAPASKDREGWRREEEEQRGVEGKKERAEKEYEEKQEVMIIELSEKDMEVEEENGREVRGREMLGIKANAGTVEQDNWYRTEPRANSSFSSLSSCSLRAALEESSPAAAARGGGPAKALVALREDSPSLRSQRPTQGTTTLDVHHPFLLEVTAPSPQRQREGAAGSTASAPVRPTNLSYRSNDSPCLCFTEHSKGSYLPSPPEATSDEEETEEVDHDEEELRQLSKIPSHVDLRLIDKICAQSNKTASKNKLDIPRVIPIHISSCEKKAAFSSTHKGEESLSGYSGDCGPFLTPSPNAPPPVARESASESDDEFFDAQERFTPPVPPDGTENSLDVADNKRHRKRWSGTGNGLPVVPEREPPSPLKKKHSSPDHKKQQETQRDPKLHSNQSSMQSVDAKTKPPPLAPKPQLPPKPELAPKPELAPKPQIDPQRSPKCGGPYAHCNGDARGGHAGLLEIDTMEPETMEFKSVTSGAGGPPLSSPLITAVRKNQQPPAEPQAVENGLRQENGPKIENSSKQEHSSKIENRTPNVLPKDCVLVTADKQTATVETKTNGISLPKGEVRNGVGVEPPRKLQSLSPIPRSASGDEIRLSLTSPPSLSPRTSPPPLHPLTVLPIPVSLKEKEGVSPPNGLHPWGSRNGSAQSGRRVSLSHENLSPKNADGPLSLTTSLTTSSKGTAGIPESTGRSGSGSDLRVSSSSLGGRLPTSALRGRIQALPWYMTRSQEILGTLDYPSTSSVNEDVTSGYGSGLSVSGASEVSKVTAKAVGETAAGKGKKEVLEDGAEVVIATIKEFQEVTPRVKEANGTNVSHPNQTLRGNGAHVSEPYGFRGSCKSEQPQSRPHSEVGLGGGSGPPLEGDSLVHTPPQAHREACGCRTVYANCFSGDVEDGCGFDEELTIYEFSKRTRPKQARSTPLPSPTSPVPSPNILSLLRDTPRPLSTLSTASSEISPLLSRPVSPTPPIGALSSLTNKRYVGLKGGFASLRQDIDQLRLVLERGTAGPPPSSEPSKTDQDGCGEEGPNQDVGQEDGPTPCCGGASPLPLTETERSLLQAEARRLATGCQRATRVGWAPEEALRSLSNSFSALVQLSAACLRTHPCPGCDICLNRGQIHSTDDEGQEEALDKLKEIVGLYREFVGAVETAETRAGGGGGSGDGQRQGECEGVRLLAKRCTVLISSVFALTQLFRMHSPNTTDLLGQTPLHF, translated from the exons GTGGCCCAGCGGATGGCATACTGTACCCTGGGGACCAGGTGTTACAGATCAATGACCTGGTGGCAGATGATCTCAGCTATGAACAGCTGCAAGACGTCACTAG GGACTTGGAGGACTCTGTCACAATGACAATCTTAAGGCACAtgaca GGTCCTAAGTCGTCCATCATGTCGGCGGAGAAGAGGGCTCGTCTGAGGAGTAACCCAATCAAAGTGCGCTTCGCAGAGGAAGTGGTCGTTAACGGTCACACTCAG GGAAACTCTCTTCTGTTCCTGCCCAACGTTCTGAAGGTCTACCTGGAGAACGGACAGACCAAGGCCTTCAAGTTCGacgccaccaccaccatcaag GACATCGTTCTGACTCTGAAGGACAAGTTGTCCATCTGCTGCATTGAGTACTTTGCTCTGGTGCTGGAACTGCAGTATAGCATCACCAAGCTACTGCTCCTGCACGAGGACGAGCTTATACACAAG gtgGTGCAGAAAAAGGAGAACAGCAGCCATGACTACAAGTGTCTGTTCAGGGTGTGTTTCATTCCCAGAGACCCCCTGGATCTGCTACAGGAAGACCCCACCGCCTTCGAGTACCTCTTCCTGCAG agcGTCGGGGATGTTCTACAGGAGAGGTTTGCGGTGGAGATGAAGTGTAACACTGCACTGCGTCTGGCTGCCCTGCACATGCACGAGAGACTGAACAGTATAGGCTCCACCCGGACCTCTATCAGGAGCATCAC GAAAGAGTTTGGTCTGGACAGCTTCATCTCTCCCACTCTGCTCAGTAACATGAGAGAGAAGGACCTGAGGAAAGCCATCAGCCACCACCTCAAGAAGATCCAGTCACTGCTGGAGCCACGACAGAAG gttATCTCAGCCACTCAGGCCCGGCTGGCCTACCTCACCCAGCTTGGAGAACTAATCTCCTACGGAGGCCGCTCCTATACGGCCACCATGATG CTGCAGGACCGGGAGGTGCTGGTCAGTCTGTTGGTGGGAGCGCGCTACGGCCTGAGTCAGGTGGTCAACCACAAGCTCAACATGGTGTCCACCCTGGTAGACTTCAGCAGCATCAGTAGAGTGGAGCTGCTCTCTGAGTCAGACAGAGTCAGCCTGCTACGTATCTCACTGCATGACATCAAG cCTTTTGCCTTACTGATGGACTCTCTGGCAGCCAAAGATTTGGCGTGTCTACTGGGGGGCTATTGCAAGCTCCTGGTGgaccccagagtgtgtgtgttccgtctgAGACGCCCCAAGGTGCGGGTGCACAGGATACCTGctgaggaaggtgtgtgtgaAGGGAGGTTCGCCGTTATTGAGGGAGTTTGCTATGAATCGCTGACAA GCTATGTGTCCCGCTGCTGTAGTGACTCCGATGACTCGTCAGACGAGGACTACCCCGCCGAGCCTCCGCCAACGCACACCCGCAAACGCCCCGCACCCGCCAGCAAAGAcagggagggttggaggagagaagaagaggagcagagaggagtggaaggaaagaaagagagagctgagAAAGAATACGAAGAGAAACAAGAGGTGATGATCATTGAGCTGTCAGAGAAGGACATGGAAGTCGAGGAAGAGAACGGAAGggaagtgagaggaagagagatgctaGGAATTAAAGCTAACgcaggaacagtggaacaggacAACTGGTACCGCACAGAGCCGCGGGCCAACAGTAGCTTCTCCAGCCTGTCCAGCTGCTCTCTGAGGGCGGCCTTGGAGGAGAGCAGCCCTGCAGCTGCAGCCAGAGGAGGAGGCCCAGCCAAGGCCTTGGTCGCCCTGCGTGAGGACAGCCCCTCTCTCCGGTCCCAACGTCCAACTCAGGGGACCACCACCCTGGATGTCCACCACCCGTTCCTCCTGGAGGTCACAGCTCCCTCTCCTCAGCGTCAGAGAGAGGGTGCCGCCGGCAGCACGGCCTCTGCCCCCGTACGCCCCACCAACCTGAGTTACCGCAGCAACGACAGCCCGTGTCTGTGCTTCACTGAACACTCCAAGGGCAGCTATCTCCCCAGCCCCCCCGAGGCCACCAGCGACGAGGAGGAGACGGAGGAAGTTGACCACGATGAGGAGGAACTGAGACAGCTCTCTAAGATCCCAAGTCACGTAGACCTGCGCCTCATCGACAAGATCTGCGCCCAGTCTAACAAAACTGCTTCCAAAAACAAGTTAGACATCCCCAGAGTCATCCCCATCCACATCTCCTCCTGTGAAAAGAAGGCTGCTTTTAGCTCCACCCACAAAGGGGAGGAGAGTCTATCAGGTTACTCTGGAGATTGCGGTCCTTTCCTAACGCCGTCCCCTAACGCTCCTCCTCCTGTTGCTAGGGAAAGTGCCTCAGAGTCAGACGATGAGTTCTTCGATGCCCAGGAGCGGTTCACTCCTCCAGTTCCTCCTGATGGCACAG AAAACAGTTTGGATGTGGCTGACAATAAGAGACACCGTAAACGCTGGAGTGGCACAGGAAATGGACTGCCAGTGGTACCAGAGAGGGAGCCTCCCTCACCCCTCAAAAAGAAGCACTCCTCACCTGACCACAAGAAACAGCAGGAGACCCAACGAGACCCGAAGCTCCACTCAAACCAGTCTTCCATGCAGAGTGTCGATGCCAAGACCAAACCTCCACCATTGGCCCCCAAGCCCCAGCTACCCCCAAAACCTGAACTGGCCCCTAAACCTGAACTGGCCCCCAAGCCCCAGATAGACCCTCAGAGGTCTCCCAAGTGTGGGGGTCCGTACGCCCACTGTAACGGGGATGCTCGTGGGGGCCACGCGGGGCTCTTGGAGATAGACACCATGGAGCCGGAAACGATGGAGTTTAAATCAGTCACCTCGGGGGCGGGAGggcctccactctcctcccccctcaTCACGGCTGTACGGAAGAACCAGCAACCCCCTGCTGAACCTCAGGCTGTGGAGAACGGGCTCAGGCAAGAGAACGGGCCTAAGATAGAGAACAGTTCTAAGCAAGAGCACAGTTCTAAGATAGAGAACAGGACTCCTAACGTGCTTCCTAAAGATTGTGTTCTGGTCACTGCTGACAAGCAGACAGCGACTGTTGAAACTAAAACAAATGGGATTTCCCTGCCGAAGGGAGAGGTCCGAAATGGGGTTGGGGTGGAACCCCCGAGAAAGCTGCAAAGCTTATCCCCCATTCCACGTTCGGCTTCAGGAGATGAGATCAGGTTGAGCCTTaccagccctccatcactctctcccagaacctcccctcctcctcttcatcccctaACAGTCCTCCCCATTCCGGTCTCActgaaggagaaggagggggtgTCCCCACCGAACGGCCTCCACCCCTGGGGCAGCCGCAATGGGAGTGCTCAGTCCGGGAGGAGGGTCTCTCTGAGTCACGAGAACCTGTCCCCCAAAAATGCAGACGGCCCCCTCAGTCTGACCACCTCCCTCACCACCTCCTCTAAAGGGACAGCAGGAATCCCAGAGAGCACAGGGAGGTCAGGGTCAGGTTCAGACCTGAGGGTCAGTTCTTCCAGCCTGGGGGGCCGTCTGCCTACCTCAGCGCTGAGAGGGCGGATCCAGGCCCTGCCCTGGTACATGACCCGCTCCCAGGAGATCCTGGGTACTCTGGACTACCcctccaccagctctgtcaacgAGGATGTCACGTCCGGGTACGGCTCCGGTCTGTCGGTCAGCGGAGCCTCCGAGGTCAGCAAGGTCACTGCCAAGGCAGTAGGTGAGACTGCGGCGGGTAAAGGGAAGAAGGAAGTGCTGGAGGATGGAGCCGAGGTTGTCATAGCGACCATCAAAGAGTTCCAGGAAGTGACTCCCCGTGTGAAGGAGGCCAATGGGACGAACGTGTCGCACCCCAACCAGACCCTGAGAGGAAATGGGGCGCACGTCTCTGAGCCCTATGGATTTCGGGGCTCCTGCAAGTCGGAGCAGCCCCAGTCCAGGCCCCACTCAGAGGTGGGGTTAGGGGGTGGTTCAGGCCCACCCCTAGAGGGGGACTCTCTGGTGCACACCCCTCCACAGGCCCACCGCGAGGCGTGTGGGTGCCGTACCGTCTACGCCAACTGCTTCAGCGGCGACGTGGAGGACGGCTGCGGCTTTGACGAGGAGCTCACAATCTACGAGTTCTCCAAACGCACGCGCCCCAAACAAGCCCGCTCTACACCCCtgccctcccccacctcccctgtcccctcccccaACATCCTGTCCCTGCTGAGGGACacccctcgccctctctctaccctctccactgcCTCTTCAGAAATTAGCCCCCTCCTGTCCCGCCCTGTCTCCCCAACACCCCCTATAGGCGCCCTGAGCTCCCTCACCAACAAACGGTACGTGGGGCTGAAGGGGGGCTTCGCCTCCCTGAGGCAGGACATCGATCAGCTACGCCTGGTTCTGGAGAGAGGCACGGCTGGGCCACCACCATCATCAGAACCCTCTAAAACAGACCAGGATGGGTGTGGAGAAGAGGGACCCAACCAAGACGTGGGGCAAGAGGATGGTCCGACCCCGTGCTGTGGAGGGGCAAGTCCTCTACCCTtgacagagactgagaggagtTTACTCCAGGCAGAGGCCCGGCGGTTGGCAACAGGGTGCCAGCGTGCCACACGTGTGGGCTGGGCTCCGGAGGAGGCGCTTCGGTCCTTATCCAACAGCTTTAGTGCCCTTGTGCAGCTCTCTGCAGCCTGCCTGAGAACACACCCATGTCCTGGCTGTGACATCTGCCTCAATAGGGGTCAGATCCACAGCACTGATGATGAGGGCCAGGAGGAGGCTCTGGACAAGCTGAAGGAGATCGTAGGGCTGTACCGGGAGTTTGTTGGGGCTGTGGAGACGGCTGAAACCAGGGCTGGGGGTGGCGGTGGGTCTGGGGATGGACAGAGGCAGGGAGAGTGCGAGGGGGTCAGGCTGCTGGCCAAACGCTGCACGGTGCTCATCTCTTCTGTCTTTGCGCTCACGCAGCTGTTCAGGATGCACTCGCCGAACACGACAGACCTGCTGGGTCAAACACCTCTCCACTTTTGA
- the LOC112220831 gene encoding mitochondrial nicotinamide adenine dinucleotide transporter SLC25A51, with protein MAITTMDPESACTSQPQGSLGKGGGSLLSGRGLGAALGPRGKHYVCGSIAAFTNIVVTFPIQKVLFRQQLHGVLAREAVRQLQRDGMRKLYRGLLPPLLQKTTTVAIMFGLYEDFSRVLLDQVPTGSGIPELVTRSFAAALAGTAEAVLTPFERVQTLLQDHRHHGRFQNTAHTFRTLLSEYGVKECYRGLVPVLIRNGPSNVLFFGFRGPIKEQLPEASSRAGHLVNDFVCGGMLGAALGIMFYPLNVVKSRAQSQVGGAFRPCGEVLLTVWRERGGSVAMLFRGAHLNYHRSLLSWGIINATYELLLSVLILKGS; from the coding sequence ATGGCTATTACCACCATGGACCCAGAGTCAGCCTGCACATCACAGCCCCAGGGGTCCCTGGGTAAAGGAGGGGGCTCCCTGCTATCTGGCAGGGGTTTGGGCGCAGCGCTCGGCCCCCGGGGGAAGCACTACGTTTGTGGCTCCATAGCTGCCTTCACCAACATTGTGGTGACCTTCCCCATCCAGAAGGTTCTGTTCAGACAACAGCTTCACGGTGTGCTGGCCAGAGAGGCCGTCAGACAACTCCAACGGGACGGGATGAGGAAACTCTACAGGGGGctgctccctcctcttctccagaaGACCACCACTGTTGCCATCATGTTCGGCTTGTACGAGGACTTCTCCCGGGTCTTATTGGACCAGGTGCCCACCGGCAGCGGCATTCCCGAGCTGGTGACGCGGAGCTTTGCGGCGGCGCTGGCGGGCACGGCAGAGGCTGTGCTGACGCCGTTTGAGCGTGTGCAGACTCTCCTCCAGGACCACCGGCACCACGGCCGCTTCCAAAACACGGCCCACACCTTCCGGACGCTCCTGAGCGAGTACGGTGTGAAGGAGTGCTACCGCGGCCTGGTGCCGGTCTTAATAAGGAACGGGCCCAGTAATGTGCTGTTCTTTGGGTTCCGCGGGCCCATCAAGGAGCAGCTCCCTGAGGCCTCCAGCAGGGCTGGCCACCTGGTCAATGACTTTGTGTGTGGAGGGATGCTGGGGGCGGCGCTGGGGATCATGTTCTACCCACTGAATGTGGTGAAGTCGCGGGCCCAGTCCCAGGTGGGGGGTGCTTTCCGCCCCTGTGGGGAGGTGTTGCTGAcggtgtggagggagaggggcggcAGCGTGGCCATGCTGTTCCGAGGGGCGCACCTCAACTACCACCGCTCCCTTCTCTCCTGGGGCATCATCAACGCAACATACGAGCTTCTGCTCAGTGTTCTGATACTGAAAGGGTCATAG
- the LOC112220832 gene encoding FERM and PDZ domain-containing protein 1 isoform X2: protein MEEKERSRSRSPSRSRRASRVQQVVGTLIRRTRESLSRERILGDGRSNRSASVSSQNFPVRLTVQIVRDPVLDSRGHGFTLSKQHPLLVRDVATGGPADGILYPGDQVLQINDLVADDLSYEQLQDVTRDLEDSVTMTILRHMTGPKSSIMSAEKRARLRSNPIKVRFAEEVVVNGHTQGNSLLFLPNVLKVYLENGQTKAFKFDATTTIKDIVLTLKDKLSICCIEYFALVLELQYSITKLLLLHEDELIHKVVQKKENSSHDYKCLFRVCFIPRDPLDLLQEDPTAFEYLFLQSVGDVLQERFAVEMKCNTALRLAALHMHERLNSIGSTRTSIRSITKEFGLDSFISPTLLSNMREKDLRKAISHHLKKIQSLLEPRQKVISATQARLAYLTQLGELISYGGRSYTATMMLQDREVLVSLLVGARYGLSQVVNHKLNMVSTLVDFSSISRVELLSESDRVSLLRISLHDIKPFALLMDSLAAKDLACLLGGYCKLLVDPRVCVFRLRRPKVRVHRIPAEEGYVSRCCSDSDDSSDEDYPAEPPPTHTRKRPAPASKDREGWRREEEEQRGVEGKKERAEKEYEEKQEVMIIELSEKDMEVEEENGREVRGREMLGIKANAGTVEQDNWYRTEPRANSSFSSLSSCSLRAALEESSPAAAARGGGPAKALVALREDSPSLRSQRPTQGTTTLDVHHPFLLEVTAPSPQRQREGAAGSTASAPVRPTNLSYRSNDSPCLCFTEHSKGSYLPSPPEATSDEEETEEVDHDEEELRQLSKIPSHVDLRLIDKICAQSNKTASKNKLDIPRVIPIHISSCEKKAAFSSTHKGEESLSGYSGDCGPFLTPSPNAPPPVARESASESDDEFFDAQERFTPPVPPDGTENSLDVADNKRHRKRWSGTGNGLPVVPEREPPSPLKKKHSSPDHKKQQETQRDPKLHSNQSSMQSVDAKTKPPPLAPKPQLPPKPELAPKPELAPKPQIDPQRSPKCGGPYAHCNGDARGGHAGLLEIDTMEPETMEFKSVTSGAGGPPLSSPLITAVRKNQQPPAEPQAVENGLRQENGPKIENSSKQEHSSKIENRTPNVLPKDCVLVTADKQTATVETKTNGISLPKGEVRNGVGVEPPRKLQSLSPIPRSASGDEIRLSLTSPPSLSPRTSPPPLHPLTVLPIPVSLKEKEGVSPPNGLHPWGSRNGSAQSGRRVSLSHENLSPKNADGPLSLTTSLTTSSKGTAGIPESTGRSGSGSDLRVSSSSLGGRLPTSALRGRIQALPWYMTRSQEILGTLDYPSTSSVNEDVTSGYGSGLSVSGASEVSKVTAKAVGETAAGKGKKEVLEDGAEVVIATIKEFQEVTPRVKEANGTNVSHPNQTLRGNGAHVSEPYGFRGSCKSEQPQSRPHSEVGLGGGSGPPLEGDSLVHTPPQAHREACGCRTVYANCFSGDVEDGCGFDEELTIYEFSKRTRPKQARSTPLPSPTSPVPSPNILSLLRDTPRPLSTLSTASSEISPLLSRPVSPTPPIGALSSLTNKRYVGLKGGFASLRQDIDQLRLVLERGTAGPPPSSEPSKTDQDGCGEEGPNQDVGQEDGPTPCCGGASPLPLTETERSLLQAEARRLATGCQRATRVGWAPEEALRSLSNSFSALVQLSAACLRTHPCPGCDICLNRGQIHSTDDEGQEEALDKLKEIVGLYREFVGAVETAETRAGGGGGSGDGQRQGECEGVRLLAKRCTVLISSVFALTQLFRMHSPNTTDLLGQTPLHF, encoded by the exons GTGGCCCAGCGGATGGCATACTGTACCCTGGGGACCAGGTGTTACAGATCAATGACCTGGTGGCAGATGATCTCAGCTATGAACAGCTGCAAGACGTCACTAG GGACTTGGAGGACTCTGTCACAATGACAATCTTAAGGCACAtgaca GGTCCTAAGTCGTCCATCATGTCGGCGGAGAAGAGGGCTCGTCTGAGGAGTAACCCAATCAAAGTGCGCTTCGCAGAGGAAGTGGTCGTTAACGGTCACACTCAG GGAAACTCTCTTCTGTTCCTGCCCAACGTTCTGAAGGTCTACCTGGAGAACGGACAGACCAAGGCCTTCAAGTTCGacgccaccaccaccatcaag GACATCGTTCTGACTCTGAAGGACAAGTTGTCCATCTGCTGCATTGAGTACTTTGCTCTGGTGCTGGAACTGCAGTATAGCATCACCAAGCTACTGCTCCTGCACGAGGACGAGCTTATACACAAG gtgGTGCAGAAAAAGGAGAACAGCAGCCATGACTACAAGTGTCTGTTCAGGGTGTGTTTCATTCCCAGAGACCCCCTGGATCTGCTACAGGAAGACCCCACCGCCTTCGAGTACCTCTTCCTGCAG agcGTCGGGGATGTTCTACAGGAGAGGTTTGCGGTGGAGATGAAGTGTAACACTGCACTGCGTCTGGCTGCCCTGCACATGCACGAGAGACTGAACAGTATAGGCTCCACCCGGACCTCTATCAGGAGCATCAC GAAAGAGTTTGGTCTGGACAGCTTCATCTCTCCCACTCTGCTCAGTAACATGAGAGAGAAGGACCTGAGGAAAGCCATCAGCCACCACCTCAAGAAGATCCAGTCACTGCTGGAGCCACGACAGAAG gttATCTCAGCCACTCAGGCCCGGCTGGCCTACCTCACCCAGCTTGGAGAACTAATCTCCTACGGAGGCCGCTCCTATACGGCCACCATGATG CTGCAGGACCGGGAGGTGCTGGTCAGTCTGTTGGTGGGAGCGCGCTACGGCCTGAGTCAGGTGGTCAACCACAAGCTCAACATGGTGTCCACCCTGGTAGACTTCAGCAGCATCAGTAGAGTGGAGCTGCTCTCTGAGTCAGACAGAGTCAGCCTGCTACGTATCTCACTGCATGACATCAAG cCTTTTGCCTTACTGATGGACTCTCTGGCAGCCAAAGATTTGGCGTGTCTACTGGGGGGCTATTGCAAGCTCCTGGTGgaccccagagtgtgtgtgttccgtctgAGACGCCCCAAGGTGCGGGTGCACAGGATACCTGctgaggaag GCTATGTGTCCCGCTGCTGTAGTGACTCCGATGACTCGTCAGACGAGGACTACCCCGCCGAGCCTCCGCCAACGCACACCCGCAAACGCCCCGCACCCGCCAGCAAAGAcagggagggttggaggagagaagaagaggagcagagaggagtggaaggaaagaaagagagagctgagAAAGAATACGAAGAGAAACAAGAGGTGATGATCATTGAGCTGTCAGAGAAGGACATGGAAGTCGAGGAAGAGAACGGAAGggaagtgagaggaagagagatgctaGGAATTAAAGCTAACgcaggaacagtggaacaggacAACTGGTACCGCACAGAGCCGCGGGCCAACAGTAGCTTCTCCAGCCTGTCCAGCTGCTCTCTGAGGGCGGCCTTGGAGGAGAGCAGCCCTGCAGCTGCAGCCAGAGGAGGAGGCCCAGCCAAGGCCTTGGTCGCCCTGCGTGAGGACAGCCCCTCTCTCCGGTCCCAACGTCCAACTCAGGGGACCACCACCCTGGATGTCCACCACCCGTTCCTCCTGGAGGTCACAGCTCCCTCTCCTCAGCGTCAGAGAGAGGGTGCCGCCGGCAGCACGGCCTCTGCCCCCGTACGCCCCACCAACCTGAGTTACCGCAGCAACGACAGCCCGTGTCTGTGCTTCACTGAACACTCCAAGGGCAGCTATCTCCCCAGCCCCCCCGAGGCCACCAGCGACGAGGAGGAGACGGAGGAAGTTGACCACGATGAGGAGGAACTGAGACAGCTCTCTAAGATCCCAAGTCACGTAGACCTGCGCCTCATCGACAAGATCTGCGCCCAGTCTAACAAAACTGCTTCCAAAAACAAGTTAGACATCCCCAGAGTCATCCCCATCCACATCTCCTCCTGTGAAAAGAAGGCTGCTTTTAGCTCCACCCACAAAGGGGAGGAGAGTCTATCAGGTTACTCTGGAGATTGCGGTCCTTTCCTAACGCCGTCCCCTAACGCTCCTCCTCCTGTTGCTAGGGAAAGTGCCTCAGAGTCAGACGATGAGTTCTTCGATGCCCAGGAGCGGTTCACTCCTCCAGTTCCTCCTGATGGCACAG AAAACAGTTTGGATGTGGCTGACAATAAGAGACACCGTAAACGCTGGAGTGGCACAGGAAATGGACTGCCAGTGGTACCAGAGAGGGAGCCTCCCTCACCCCTCAAAAAGAAGCACTCCTCACCTGACCACAAGAAACAGCAGGAGACCCAACGAGACCCGAAGCTCCACTCAAACCAGTCTTCCATGCAGAGTGTCGATGCCAAGACCAAACCTCCACCATTGGCCCCCAAGCCCCAGCTACCCCCAAAACCTGAACTGGCCCCTAAACCTGAACTGGCCCCCAAGCCCCAGATAGACCCTCAGAGGTCTCCCAAGTGTGGGGGTCCGTACGCCCACTGTAACGGGGATGCTCGTGGGGGCCACGCGGGGCTCTTGGAGATAGACACCATGGAGCCGGAAACGATGGAGTTTAAATCAGTCACCTCGGGGGCGGGAGggcctccactctcctcccccctcaTCACGGCTGTACGGAAGAACCAGCAACCCCCTGCTGAACCTCAGGCTGTGGAGAACGGGCTCAGGCAAGAGAACGGGCCTAAGATAGAGAACAGTTCTAAGCAAGAGCACAGTTCTAAGATAGAGAACAGGACTCCTAACGTGCTTCCTAAAGATTGTGTTCTGGTCACTGCTGACAAGCAGACAGCGACTGTTGAAACTAAAACAAATGGGATTTCCCTGCCGAAGGGAGAGGTCCGAAATGGGGTTGGGGTGGAACCCCCGAGAAAGCTGCAAAGCTTATCCCCCATTCCACGTTCGGCTTCAGGAGATGAGATCAGGTTGAGCCTTaccagccctccatcactctctcccagaacctcccctcctcctcttcatcccctaACAGTCCTCCCCATTCCGGTCTCActgaaggagaaggagggggtgTCCCCACCGAACGGCCTCCACCCCTGGGGCAGCCGCAATGGGAGTGCTCAGTCCGGGAGGAGGGTCTCTCTGAGTCACGAGAACCTGTCCCCCAAAAATGCAGACGGCCCCCTCAGTCTGACCACCTCCCTCACCACCTCCTCTAAAGGGACAGCAGGAATCCCAGAGAGCACAGGGAGGTCAGGGTCAGGTTCAGACCTGAGGGTCAGTTCTTCCAGCCTGGGGGGCCGTCTGCCTACCTCAGCGCTGAGAGGGCGGATCCAGGCCCTGCCCTGGTACATGACCCGCTCCCAGGAGATCCTGGGTACTCTGGACTACCcctccaccagctctgtcaacgAGGATGTCACGTCCGGGTACGGCTCCGGTCTGTCGGTCAGCGGAGCCTCCGAGGTCAGCAAGGTCACTGCCAAGGCAGTAGGTGAGACTGCGGCGGGTAAAGGGAAGAAGGAAGTGCTGGAGGATGGAGCCGAGGTTGTCATAGCGACCATCAAAGAGTTCCAGGAAGTGACTCCCCGTGTGAAGGAGGCCAATGGGACGAACGTGTCGCACCCCAACCAGACCCTGAGAGGAAATGGGGCGCACGTCTCTGAGCCCTATGGATTTCGGGGCTCCTGCAAGTCGGAGCAGCCCCAGTCCAGGCCCCACTCAGAGGTGGGGTTAGGGGGTGGTTCAGGCCCACCCCTAGAGGGGGACTCTCTGGTGCACACCCCTCCACAGGCCCACCGCGAGGCGTGTGGGTGCCGTACCGTCTACGCCAACTGCTTCAGCGGCGACGTGGAGGACGGCTGCGGCTTTGACGAGGAGCTCACAATCTACGAGTTCTCCAAACGCACGCGCCCCAAACAAGCCCGCTCTACACCCCtgccctcccccacctcccctgtcccctcccccaACATCCTGTCCCTGCTGAGGGACacccctcgccctctctctaccctctccactgcCTCTTCAGAAATTAGCCCCCTCCTGTCCCGCCCTGTCTCCCCAACACCCCCTATAGGCGCCCTGAGCTCCCTCACCAACAAACGGTACGTGGGGCTGAAGGGGGGCTTCGCCTCCCTGAGGCAGGACATCGATCAGCTACGCCTGGTTCTGGAGAGAGGCACGGCTGGGCCACCACCATCATCAGAACCCTCTAAAACAGACCAGGATGGGTGTGGAGAAGAGGGACCCAACCAAGACGTGGGGCAAGAGGATGGTCCGACCCCGTGCTGTGGAGGGGCAAGTCCTCTACCCTtgacagagactgagaggagtTTACTCCAGGCAGAGGCCCGGCGGTTGGCAACAGGGTGCCAGCGTGCCACACGTGTGGGCTGGGCTCCGGAGGAGGCGCTTCGGTCCTTATCCAACAGCTTTAGTGCCCTTGTGCAGCTCTCTGCAGCCTGCCTGAGAACACACCCATGTCCTGGCTGTGACATCTGCCTCAATAGGGGTCAGATCCACAGCACTGATGATGAGGGCCAGGAGGAGGCTCTGGACAAGCTGAAGGAGATCGTAGGGCTGTACCGGGAGTTTGTTGGGGCTGTGGAGACGGCTGAAACCAGGGCTGGGGGTGGCGGTGGGTCTGGGGATGGACAGAGGCAGGGAGAGTGCGAGGGGGTCAGGCTGCTGGCCAAACGCTGCACGGTGCTCATCTCTTCTGTCTTTGCGCTCACGCAGCTGTTCAGGATGCACTCGCCGAACACGACAGACCTGCTGGGTCAAACACCTCTCCACTTTTGA